In a genomic window of Pseudomonas oryzihabitans:
- a CDS encoding 2-hydroxyacid dehydrogenase has product MSKKHVVVYNRLPESLVERLREHFTVEVIPFSANIDLFAASAAKAQGLIGASRKLGEKELEMATTLEAIASVSVGYDSYDLDYLTGRGILLTNTPDVLTETTADLGFTLLMSTARRVPELDAFVKAGLWRKGIGEEHYGTDIHGRTLGIVGAGRIGAAIAKRGHFGFDMPILYSANSPKPELEEQMGAQRRELDELLQEADFVCLVVPLSAATEKLIGTRELGLMKSSAILINLARGAVVDEPALIEALRSGQIRGAGLDVYTQEPLEASPLFELPNVVTLPHIGSATHETRHAMAERAVDNLIAALTGERPTDLVNPAALERR; this is encoded by the coding sequence ATGAGCAAGAAGCACGTAGTGGTCTACAACCGCCTGCCCGAAAGCCTGGTGGAACGTCTGCGCGAACACTTCACCGTCGAGGTGATTCCCTTCAGTGCCAACATCGATCTCTTCGCCGCCTCCGCTGCCAAGGCCCAGGGCCTGATCGGCGCCAGTCGCAAACTGGGCGAGAAGGAGCTGGAGATGGCTACCACCCTGGAAGCCATCGCCAGCGTCTCGGTCGGCTACGACAGTTACGACCTGGACTACCTGACCGGGCGCGGCATCCTGCTCACCAATACCCCGGATGTCCTCACCGAAACCACTGCCGATCTCGGCTTCACCCTGTTGATGAGCACTGCGCGGCGGGTGCCGGAGCTGGATGCCTTCGTCAAGGCCGGTCTCTGGCGCAAGGGCATCGGCGAAGAGCACTATGGTACGGATATCCATGGCCGTACCCTGGGCATCGTCGGTGCCGGTCGTATCGGCGCCGCCATCGCCAAGCGCGGCCACTTCGGCTTCGACATGCCGATCCTCTACTCCGCCAATAGCCCCAAGCCCGAACTGGAAGAGCAGATGGGTGCCCAACGCCGCGAGCTGGACGAATTGCTCCAGGAAGCCGACTTCGTCTGCCTGGTGGTGCCTCTCTCGGCCGCCACGGAGAAGCTCATTGGCACCCGCGAACTGGGACTGATGAAGTCCAGCGCCATCCTGATCAACCTGGCGCGCGGCGCGGTGGTCGACGAGCCGGCGCTGATCGAGGCGCTGCGCAGCGGCCAGATCCGCGGTGCGGGCCTCGACGTCTATACCCAGGAACCGCTGGAGGCCTCGCCGCTGTTCGAGCTGCCCAACGTGGTCACCCTGCCCCACATCGGCTCGGCCACCCACGAGACGCGCCATGCCATGGCGGAACGGGCAGTGGATAACCTGATCGCGGCGCTCACCGGCGAGCGCCCGACCGATCTGGTCAACCCGGCGGCCCTGGAACGCCGCTAG
- a CDS encoding TIGR01459 family HAD-type hydrolase yields the protein MTVPTLLRLDQLDDALATYDGFILDLWGVLIDGYETFPGARAWLERRAAEGKPVWFLSNASRDAEGMAEELVKLGVPRHLFAGVTTSGQLAIDAFLKDPTFSQGGIYLSGPGTGQVGWPAVIRERFVDDIDLAAIILGVGSFPEDELEARFAPLAGALDKPFLCANPDRNVVSGGLPCYAAGKLADRFAELGGAVTWYGKPDPYAYRCAARELGERGASRLLFVGDSLVTDVPGAVAAQIDCLWLAATGIHREALGLEFNQEPTREGLEVLLDQHGERPRFAAAGLA from the coding sequence ATGACTGTTCCTACCCTGCTCCGCCTCGATCAACTGGACGACGCTCTGGCCACCTATGACGGCTTCATCCTCGACCTCTGGGGCGTGCTGATCGACGGCTACGAGACCTTTCCCGGCGCCCGCGCCTGGCTGGAGCGGCGGGCGGCCGAGGGCAAGCCGGTGTGGTTCCTCAGCAACGCCTCACGCGATGCCGAGGGCATGGCCGAGGAACTGGTCAAGCTGGGCGTACCACGCCACCTCTTCGCTGGCGTGACGACCTCCGGTCAGTTGGCCATCGATGCCTTTCTCAAGGACCCTACATTCAGCCAGGGCGGTATCTATCTGTCCGGCCCCGGTACCGGCCAGGTCGGCTGGCCCGCGGTTATCCGCGAACGCTTCGTCGACGACATCGACCTGGCGGCCATCATCCTGGGGGTCGGCAGCTTCCCGGAAGACGAATTGGAAGCCCGCTTCGCACCGCTGGCCGGCGCCCTCGACAAGCCCTTTCTGTGCGCCAATCCGGATCGCAACGTGGTGTCCGGGGGTCTACCCTGCTATGCAGCCGGCAAGTTGGCGGATCGCTTCGCCGAACTGGGCGGCGCGGTCACCTGGTATGGCAAACCCGATCCCTATGCCTATCGCTGCGCGGCACGGGAACTGGGCGAACGGGGCGCCAGCCGACTGCTGTTCGTCGGTGACTCCCTGGTGACCGACGTGCCCGGTGCGGTGGCGGCGCAGATCGATTGTCTTTGGCTGGCCGCGACTGGGATTCACCGCGAGGCCCTGGGTCTGGAATTCAACCAGGAACCCACACGCGAGGGGCTCGAAGTGTTGCTCGACCAGCATGGCGAGCGTCCGCGCTTCGCGGCGGCGGGCCTGGCTTAA
- a CDS encoding mannose-1-phosphate guanylyltransferase/mannose-6-phosphate isomerase: MIPVILSGGSGSRLWPLSRKLYPKQFLALTSEQTMFQETINRLGCEGSIDCPIIVCNAEHRYLVEEQLKAVECKPQALIMEPFGRNTAPAVAIAAMQLVADGKDDLMLVLPADHVIEDEAQFKAALQQAAAAAERGEMVLFGIPATAPETGYGYIKTGSSDGLPEGVARVERFVEKPDAVTATEYVASGDYCWNSGIFLFRASRFLEELKKHDTDIYDTCLLALERSSIDGINISIDAATFAVCPDNSIDYAVMEKTTRACVVPMSAGWNDVGSWSALWDVHAKDSNGNVLKGDVVLHDSRNCLVHGNGKLVTLVGLDDVVVVETKDAVMIAHKDKVQDVKKLVNALEKQNRNEVKAHQEVFRPWGSYDSIDMGQRFQVKRITVKPGAQLSLQMHHHRAEHWIVVSGTAEVTCDDKVFLLTENQSTYLPMTSVHRLANPGKVPLELIEVQSGGYLGEDDIVRFEDIYGRVDTQALEVAKAGKASTR; encoded by the coding sequence TGGTAGCGGCTCGCGACTCTGGCCCCTCTCGCGCAAGCTCTACCCCAAGCAGTTCCTGGCCCTGACCAGCGAACAGACCATGTTCCAGGAGACCATCAATCGCCTGGGCTGCGAGGGCAGCATCGATTGCCCGATCATCGTCTGCAACGCCGAGCACCGTTACCTGGTGGAAGAGCAGCTCAAGGCCGTGGAGTGCAAACCCCAGGCGCTGATCATGGAGCCCTTCGGCCGCAACACCGCGCCGGCCGTCGCCATCGCCGCCATGCAACTGGTCGCCGACGGCAAGGATGACCTGATGCTGGTGCTGCCCGCCGATCACGTGATCGAAGACGAAGCCCAGTTCAAGGCTGCCCTGCAGCAGGCCGCCGCCGCCGCCGAGCGCGGCGAAATGGTGCTGTTCGGTATTCCGGCCACCGCGCCCGAGACCGGCTACGGCTACATCAAGACCGGCTCCTCCGACGGTCTGCCCGAGGGCGTGGCACGCGTCGAGCGCTTCGTCGAGAAGCCCGATGCCGTTACCGCCACCGAATACGTGGCTTCCGGTGACTACTGCTGGAACAGCGGCATCTTCCTGTTCCGCGCCAGCCGTTTCCTGGAAGAGCTGAAGAAGCACGATACCGACATCTACGACACCTGCCTGCTGGCCCTTGAGCGCAGCAGCATCGACGGCATCAACATCAGCATCGATGCCGCCACCTTCGCCGTCTGCCCGGACAACTCCATCGACTACGCGGTCATGGAAAAGACCACCCGCGCCTGCGTGGTGCCCATGAGCGCCGGCTGGAACGATGTCGGTTCCTGGTCCGCCCTGTGGGACGTCCATGCCAAGGACAGCAACGGCAACGTGCTCAAGGGCGACGTCGTCCTGCATGACAGCCGCAACTGCCTGGTCCACGGCAATGGCAAGCTGGTGACCCTGGTCGGCCTGGATGACGTGGTCGTGGTGGAAACCAAGGACGCCGTCATGATCGCCCACAAGGACAAGGTCCAGGACGTCAAGAAGCTGGTCAATGCCCTCGAGAAGCAGAACCGCAACGAGGTCAAGGCCCACCAGGAAGTCTTCCGCCCCTGGGGTTCCTACGACTCCATCGACATGGGTCAGCGCTTCCAGGTCAAGCGCATCACCGTCAAGCCGGGTGCCCAGCTGTCGCTGCAGATGCACCACCACCGTGCCGAGCACTGGATCGTGGTCTCCGGTACCGCCGAGGTCACCTGCGACGACAAGGTGTTCCTGCTGACCGAGAACCAGTCCACCTACCTGCCGATGACCTCCGTGCATCGCCTGGCCAACCCCGGCAAGGTACCGCTGGAGCTGATCGAGGTGCAGTCCGGTGGCTACCTGGGCGAGGACGACATCGTCCGCTTCGAAGACATCTACGGCCGCGTCGACACCCAGGCCCTGGAAGTCGCCAAGGCGGGCAAGGCGTCCACCCGCTGA